The following nucleotide sequence is from Diospyros lotus cultivar Yz01 chromosome 3, ASM1463336v1, whole genome shotgun sequence.
AACTTCTGCGACTGCTAAAGCCTAATCTGTCCCCTAGTACACCCAATTGTTCATTGGCCTATTCAGGTAGAAATTCATTTGCCCTATCTAGCTCTTTTCAATATGTTCCATGAATCATTGATTCAggagcatctgatcatatgatTAGTTTATCACATCTATTCAACTCGTATATTCCTTGTTCtggtagtgaaaaaataaaaatagccgATGGTAGTCTTTCCCCTATTGCAGGTAAAGGTCTCATTAAACTCTCTGACaatattgatcttcaatcagttctccatgttcctaaacttgcCTACAATCTTCTATATGTTAGTAAACTCTCCAAAGACTCTAACTgtcatattatctttttttattcctATTGCATTTTTCAAGCCTAGAACTCGGAaaagacgattggcagtgctagagaAATAAACGGGCTCTACTATTTGGATGTGGATGTCTTGCATAATAAAAAAGCTCATGGGCTGAGTGGTATTAGTTATACTTCTGTTTCTAATCAATTAATGTAATGGCATCTTAGGCTAAGTCATCCTAGTTTTccttacttgaaatatttatttcctacgTTGTTTAAAGAAGTGGATCATTCTATGTTTCAATGCGAGAGTTGTCATTTATCCAAAGATCATCGTgttaaatttcttccaaaaccctattgtccttcaaaaccattctatttgatatatagtgatgtttggggcccttcTAAGGTCTCAACTTTGTCCGGCAAAAAGtggtttgttacttttattgataatCATACTCGAGtttgttgggtttacttacTTGCAAAGAAATCATATGTGCCTAGAACTTTCAAAGATTTTTTCCATATGATTAAAgctcaatttaacacaaaaatttgtattcttCGATCTGATAATGAcactgaatattttaatgaatctttggggttttttttaaaggaaaaaggaattttacatcaatccaCTTGCCGTGAAACTCCCtaacaaaatggtattgttgAACGGAAAAATTAACACCTATTAGAGGTTGCCAgggccatcatgttttctatgaatgtccctAAATATCTCTGGAGTGATGTAATTTTAACCGCTTCCTATCTCATCAATCGTATGCCCACTCGTGTACTACAGTTTCAAACTCCCTTACACTCTTTAAAAAACTCTTCCCTCTATGCTGTATATATTCTAAGTTACActtaaaaatttttggatgcacttgctttgtttatgttcctcaaatatttcgttCCAAATTAGATCTCACAACTGAAAAATGTGTCTTTCTGGGTTAtgcaccaaataaaaaagggtacaaatgctttaatcatgtcaccaaaaaaacttatattagtaTAGATGTGTCTTTCCTCGAAACTCAACCCTACTTttccaaaaatcatcttcagggggagcatatcgagaaagaaaatattttttttgcattcTAGTGTTGAGGAGGATAATTCCTTAAAACTCTATGATCCTCGTCCTATCATGATTGGTGCTCCCCTGCACTCTGATAAACAACTCAAGGATATAAATGCTCCAAACATTGTGGAACAGGGTGTGTCTGGTTCACAGGTGCCTAACGTGATAGGATTGGAACTagggggagaattaccacaAACAGATCAGAATATTCCAAAACCGGAGCTTCAGTTTTATACAAGAAGGCAAACCTTGATGAATACAATCAATCCGAATATTCCTCTAACTATTGAACAGTTGACGTCCTCGAATGATGGGCCTTCCGAtagtacttcttcttctctggtAACTCTAAACTCACTCCTTCAGATTATTCTTCATTTGACTTGTCCGATCTTGATGTCCCTATTGCTACTAGGAAAGGAGTGAAatcttgtaccaaacacccaaTTGCTAAATACCTgtcataccaaaaattgtctaattatcataaggcctttctttcaaatatttataaCCTGCATATCCCAAGAACAATTTAGGACCCTTGGTGACCCAGATTGGAAGTTAGCAGTCCAGGAGGAAATGAGTGCTCTTAaaaagaatggaacttgggagattgtgaacAAACCAGAAGGCAAAACAACAGTaggttgtaagtgggtatttactataaaatgtaaggGAGATGGGAGCATagaaagatacaaagcaagACTAGTTGCTAAGGGATTCACCCAAACATACAACATCgactatcaagaaacatttgctccagtagctaaaataaactccattcgagttctcctctcccttgcagtgaattttgattggccactccaccaatttgatgtaaagaatgccttcctaaatggtgatttagaagaaaaagtGTTTATGGATCTTTCACCGAGATTTGAGAAGAGCCTCGGTACAAACAAGGTATGtcgtttaaaaaaatctttgtatggtctaaaacaatctccaagagcatggtttgaaagatttggaaaggcGGTGAAAAGCTATGGTTACATTCAGAACCAAGCAGATCACACACTGTTCTTCAAGCATACTAGTGACGATAAGAAAGCAATCTTAATTGTCTATatggatgatataataatgattggtgatgacaagggagagattgaagagcttaAGAGGAGATTAGCTCATGAATTCGAGATCAAGGACTTGGGTCCTCTAAAGTACTTTCTTGGGATGAAATTTGCAAGATCTAAGAAGGGGATCTTTGTCAACCAACGTAAGTATTTTCTGGATTTACTCAATGAAACGGGAATGTTTGGGTGTAAGGTTGCTGAAACTCCCATTGAACCCAACTTAAAACTTTAACTTGTTGAGGCCAAGAAtgtggtagaaagggagaaatatcaaagaatTGTGGGTAAACTTATCTATCTATCCCATACTCGACCAGACATAGCCTTTGCTgtaagtgttgtaagtcaatttatgcactcacttggttcacaacattttgaagctACTTACAGAATTTTGTGGTACCTAAAGGGACCCTTGGGAAAGGTCTACTTTTTAGAAAACGTGGACATCTTTATATAAAGACTTATACAGATGCAGACTGGGCAAGCAGTATAACTGACAGAAGATCCACATCAAGGTACTGCACCTTTGTGGGAGGCAATCTTGTTACTTGGaggaataagaaacaaaatgtggtggctagaagCAGTGCTAAAACCGAATTTCGTGTAGTTGTCGCCCATGGtatttgtgaggtcatgtggaTAAAGAGGCTTCTATCAGACTTGAGGGTCTCTACTTCCCTAATAGCTAAAGTTTACTGTGATAATAAGGCTGCaatctctattgctcataatTCAATTCTCCATGACAGGACGaagcatgtagaggtggataaacactttattaaggaaaaaattgaaaattgagtaATTTGTATACCCTACATTCCAACAGTTGACCAAGTGGCTGATATTCTTACAAAAGGATTACACAAACTCAGTTTAAGAATCTTGTGAGCAAGcttgccatggaagatatcttcaagccagTTTGAGGAGgagtgtagaaatagaagtattttgaatatagaatattctttgtatatcttagaagctatgtatattcttttgtattattctcttcctctataaagagaaaaggggaaTTAACGTGTAATCTTAagaaatagataaatatatttttctcaaccTTGTTTAGAATTTTCATACTCAGTGATAAACCAAGAGCCGTGTTTGGTGGCTGCTACTTTGATCCTGATCTCATAGATCTAAGCATCATGCACTTTGGAGTAGGTGAACTTCATAGCATCCCAAATCTCTTTGGCAGTCTTTAGGAACGTCAATGTGTCATTAATCTCTGGCATCATGGAATTCCAAAGCCAGGACATGACTAAAGAATCCTTTTCATCCTAGGCCGTGTACATAGGATCATTCTCCTTTGGCCCGATTCCAAGTAGGTGACTTAGTTTTCCTTTACCCTTCAAAAACGTCTGGATCAACTAAGACCACTTCAAATAATTCTTTCCCTTCAGCCTGTATATCATTTGAATGTTTTGCAGCTTTCCTCCTGAGATTCTACCATTACTTCCAGCAAACGAGACCTCTGTTGTATTACTGGAATCAGCTGAATCTATCATGGTGTTGTGGGATTTTGACATTTATGTAAGAAGATTGAATATCGATGAAGGCCACGACAATCGAAAGTCACAAAGACCAGTGATCGACATCctatggctctaataccatgtcaaAAATGGCTGAAAAGATATTCAATCTTATTCCCCTTGAAGGGTTCcaatgaaaatatatacaagataGTCTATCACAATAGGCAgcttccaaatctagattaggcagtttcctaatctagatttggaaatatatacaattttggATACAACTAAAACAAGAAACATAATCTTCTAGAAGATGTATCACACAACTATGGAAAACAGGATTAATCAAGcatatcaaatatcaaatccAAGATATCTCGTGTAATTTCTAACACATCCAGCAACCCACCATCAGTCACACAGTGAAAGTGGAAGCTTACAAGTCCACCAATTAGAACCAGAAGCTGCTGCCGCATTCAACTGTCACTCACTCCAGATCTTCTTGCCGGATGGCTTCCCAATCTGATTGGCATCTGATTTTCCTTGTAGTCTCTCATCTGTCTTGCATGCAGTTGCTATCAGTAACCTTTCTAGTCATACTCTTCGGAAGCTCGAGTCTTCTTCCCTCCACAATTTATGAACAACGATAATGACTTCAGTGAACTTTGTTCTCCACAAGGTTGGGTCTCATCTGGGTCTACTTTGACCATCTGTAACTTGGTCTACTTTCTTTGGCTATGGTCAAATCAATCACCTCTATCCAGCTGTGTGTCTTCCTAGTCATCACTCTCAACCGCCATGCCCCTCACACCCCTCACCATGCAACTTTTAGTCACCATTATTAGTAGTTCCTCCAGCCATAGTTGTCATCGTCATGATGTCTACATCAATGTGTAGCTTTTACTTCATCCACCCAGACGATTTCATGAATTGGAATCCAAACTCAAGTTAGCTAACTTCTTAGCTTCTTGAGTTTGAAGGTGGATGTTAGAATATCTTGACAATATTACCAGAACATTTAATAgatcttttatatattctttgtaaTCTTTCCATAGTTGTTTATTAAGGTTAGTCAAAGATCTTATGTATATACCTATTGTAGTATAACTTCTAGTACAATAACAAGCATTCAATATTCTCTTACTTTAATTATCCTGAAGGCCAACTAGTTTTGATAATTCACTCTAATGCCCCCaaatttcatttcataacaTATTGCCTTTGTATAGAATTTAATCCGTCAAGCCAATAGCCAGGGCATATAGCCGccatctcccccccccccccccccaaaaaaaaaaaaaaaaactcattttccTAATCTAGGTTTCCTACTCGCCAACAGACACGAAATGATCATAGTAGCAAATTAACAATCATGTACTCATGAATCCACAGTGGGACAAAGGcaggatatgttgttgttgtttgtacTCATGAATCCACAaagaaaaccataaccaaatcacTCCTTTCCCAATAATCAATCGCCATGAACAGGAACCTAACCGGACCTGAGCTCGTACTTGGTTGACGAGTATGCAAAAATATATGCATTGACAATCAGAAAAGGACAGAGTTTCCCGAAGCTGTACATAAAGAAGTTACACAAAAATCATGAACTCACCAAACCGAGGGCAGTTTAAATGGAAAGCAAGCAGCACGATCAGGCGCTGTCCAAGTCAGCCGCTTGAGAGACTACTTACTTTAGAAGAAAAAAGTAGTGTAAACAGAAAGATCACTGAGAGCATCCAGGAAAATGCAAAGGGGAAACATACGCACTTGAAGGAAGCataaattgagtaaaaatattagaaaaacgGGGGGAGGGGGCTCACGTTGAGATGGAGTGTGCCGAAGATGGCAGATTCCGGCGAAGTGGAGCCGGAAAAGTGTCGTCGGAGGCTTTTTCTACAGAATTCATCCAAACTCCGAGAAAAGGCCACCGGGAATGATGCTCTTGCTCCTGGGAaacagagaaaaaataaatctatggCACTAAATTGCATTGAATTGGGGTTTCAGTGGCCAAGTGGGCTATGGGTTCGGTTGGGAATCTCGACTCTCGCGCCGTGTGTACAGACGAGAGGAGACGTGACAGGTAAATACTTGCCTCTGGGATGGTAGTTTGGGCATTTGATTCAGCCTTTGCTTTCCATTTAACACTTAAAAAAACTTCTATTAAGTTAAATAATCATCCTCAAAATACTCAATCAATCCGAAATCTCCCTcaattctttgtttttttgccTCAACATTAGCTAAGTGGTTCCGCAGCTTCCGCTAATCTCtgttatatgaattaaattaccATAACACCCTTCCTATAACTATATTATTTAATGATTGAGTATATCAATGTCTGTCGCAAATGACAAATTAGCGCTCTTTCTTTTAAacaatttagtttttgtttctttggtgagcattattattgttaatataccTAATTTATcagataattattattttttattgtaactAAATAGCaattaaattacatttaaatttacatGACAAATTTTAGGAATCGTAATGGTAATTATCCCACTCCatttaactaatttaaataaaacaaaacgtAAAGTTTAgacacatattttaaaaataggtaAATAAATTGATTAGACAACATATATTGGACCAGTGTAGTGCAGGGAGAAGGATGAAAATGGGagattaattacattaacaatCAACAAATGAGGACAAGAACAAGAGAGGAATGAAAAGAAGTCCCCAGTACTCTATTCTAGTTATAGTGATGCCAATTGACAGTCTCATAGTGGTGCAACAAGTGTCCACTAGGGTTGGTGTGGGCTcttttgacttatttttatgattttagtAGTAATTTGAAACATGAGACGTTATTATggtaaggaaaataaaatgtgaaaattGCATTGATTAGAAAAAGAATacctaattaattttataagacTATGAACTTCACcttataaaatttaatgtataaccttataattttggtcaatttcacatgaatcaatttaattttatattttgtctaATGAgttcttatatttaaatatcaaaccATCCCTTCCTTTAGCAAGTGGCATTAACCAAAGTAGcattaattaaaacttaaaaattaacaaCCAAGTTTTTAATAATACATTgtctaataaaaatttaaaaaaaaatgcaacaaaaCACTATTTATCGGTCATCTGAGTTTAGTAGCCATCACTAATGAATAAAAGATGGGAGGGAAAGGGAAGATGATCCAAGGATTTTGAAGGTTTTCagtgaaaaacaagaaaatttcGTGCCATGTTGCCACTTAAGGACTGCTATAAAACAGTGCAGTCACTGAGGATTGAAATGAACCAATCATTACAACCACAATGATAATGGTAATTGTGCATTCGTCATTGCTTTTGTCATAAAAGAGGGCAGCATTATTGCTACCATTCAAGCTAATTATTGCCACAATTTTTTACCCCAACACCGTGTCCAACCCAAAACTTTGGTATAATTTTTGTACTAAAATAGTGTAACTTTTgcattatttgaaaaaatcatcTCCAACCTATCACACCAAATAAatagtgttatttttttttaattcataataattaatttatttaattattttcataattataatttaaatatataaaaaatttacacatAATTACAtcaaatattgtatttatttaagaaattaaatatgatattatacataatatcgtaatttacaaaatttataatttaatacgATAAGATTTAAAAGGGATTGCTTGAactaaaaaatgttattaaaaaaaaatcacattggAATAAGGGAATTTGAGAATAAATTTCCCATAACAAAAATGTCTTGAGTGAACAATGAAACGCCAACAAAAAGTTATTGCTATAGTTGCTGAGAAACTCGCTATACATATATTATACTTTGTTGACCTTATTCATCTCCTGTCTTCTTTTAAAAACCTCAACTTTATTACTTTCTCTTGTGACaaattttcatcatcatcaatctTTTGAATTGTCAAGTGACTTGTTATTTTCTATCCtttactctctctttttctcacattttctccctttctttcttacaTGGCCATTGCTAGCCACTTGAGTTCACCAATGATACCTGTTGAAATTAGATCAATGACAGCATTCTTGTtgcctttttaattttttaattaagcatagatatttgaaaaaaaaatattgatgaattttaattaatgctattttgattaattctatttgatgttattatacaaaaataaaattaataagaataaaagtaaagaagatgGGCCTACCCAAAAAATTGCAAGGGGTCATTTTTGgcccaaataattttttcatacgCAGGGGTTCCACGCAACGCATAAATTGGACAACTTCGATATTTACAAATCCCTTCAAGGGTccaacaaaaataatagaaattgtCATTTAGGAATCCTAATAAAAGTTCAATTCAAAAAGAATAAGTGttatctattaaaaattataattctgaTAAGATATATAttgagataaatattatttataaaaatttaaagttagGTAGATTTGGAATTACTCAAttctcctttataaataagtcAACCCTCATTCCAGCACATGCACGTCTCTAATACATGTGAAAAATCTATTTTACCATTTTTAGCATTTTCAATATCTGATTTAAGCATTGAAGTATTTACATAAGACATCTCTGTGTTCTCTTACTGTATTTTTTCTTGTAGACTCAAGTAGGCAACATTCTTGAGTGATGAAAGTATCAAGCGATTTGAcgataatattttttactttataaatttatgattGTATTTTGCCaacaacattatttttattgaaacctAATGAAAGATCGTCCTAATAATTTAGGAAAAGTATAAGAACttatttgatgaaaaacaaattataagAGGTGTTTAGGTAAGAGATTTGAATCACAATGAGCGTTGGAGGAATTTACCCAATTTGGTTTGTGTTAAATTGACCAAAATTATATGGCCATGTATtaaattgaccaaaaaaaaaggtTTGTGTATTAATTAAATTGACCAAACCATGTAAGTTTATATTACCAAAAGTGATATTTTGCTTTTacttaataaataatgatgaggCATCCAAAAGAAATTGGCGTAATTGGTTTAACCAAGTGAAGTACGTTTCTCCTATTGAAACTCAAGAATAAATTAACGAGAAATAGAAAAGATTGGCTTTTCCGATTATAAAAGGACAGAATCCTTAACATACTGGATGGCAATGGGGACTTGGATATAAGATTAGTTTGAATATTATTAAAGCTTACCCATCAGAGCTAGTATAgggagtaaataaaaaattcccaTTGATGACATATATAGAATCCCTTGCGTGTCCtcaatttgtttatatttatattaattaataaatatttattattttataattattaatttaaatttaaaactaaaatataaaaaaaaaagtataaaactCCCTTTATTTGTTGAATCTAGATCAATCTAGATTCAATGCTAGGAGTTGGTGGCTATTATATATTATGGGGTAAATTGTCAATATaccttttttgatttttattaaaagaaattatgattttaaaaaaatatcaacaagtgtttttggtttatttgttcttttttatgaATATACCCCTATATTAATATATCTAACGTTAATTGAATGGATTAAGCAATTGAATGCATTAagtaatataattttagaataatCTTAACCACACCTAACTAGTATAAGTTAAAGTAGAGCAATtcagaaagaaaaatatcatttaccTATCACCATGAGTGTCGAACGAACACTAAAATTATAAAGTTTAATCCCCTTTATCTCGCAACTTGATTTATTTCTCATTCTTGACAACCAAAATATAAATGGGTATTTCGGAAGACTATTTTTGCGTGATTTGCGGTGTTCGTGTCTTCAATTACATTAGGAGAGATAAATCGTAAATGTGATGACTGCGCAGAGCGATAATTAAATTCACGACCCATCAGATTGATACCAGTATATCGTTTGTCAGACCGCTCGACTTATATCTTGAGGGTAACGTAGATGGGTATTTTAATTGGAGAAACAACAGGCCAaaagttttgattttatttactttaacttGTTCTGAATgatgaattaattttaattatacgAGGATTTTATTATTGATGTTTCTATGTTCTGTTATATGAGTGAgtgaaacaaaataataatagtgtgCAAAACTGTTAAAATGTTaggtaaaatatgaaaattacattttaactatttttgGTACAAAGTATAGATGGAGATTATAAAAaattgtgaataaaataaaaatgcttAGAACCagtaaacatgaaaataaaaaagttggtactttcaaaagcaataaaaaataGTAAGAGTAGTTGACAGACCAGTTTAGCCAATTTAACAAATTTGTGggtctaaaaacaaaaattgacaaCGTAATCAAAGAATAcgttcaattttcattttcttgttaaaactaaacataagaaactaaaaagagaaaatacaaaTGAAAACTGAAAGTCAACCACTGTCTCAAACATGGCCTCCTCGAATGATGGTGCTTTACTGCCTTGCAAATGCTTCTcttaaaaattgaacttttagtGTTAATAAAACCgtgataataaaaatacatcaattCACAAGGAGGCCAAACAATAACCCTTAAAAGATTGTGCAACTTTTATGGGGTGATGGGCTGATAAAAGGACCCCAATTCCCATATCAGTACAATAATACACTAATAACGGCAGGAAGAGTTTTTAGAttcttaagaatattttttaaaatattttatttcagaatttatataattttatatttgattaatttcaaaaattctcaaaattatttagtattattttctgataatcttatatttttatgtttagttTAAATACAacttcaaaattcatattatttttcaaaattatctttatttaatttttatttaaaaataataaattttttaatatataaaatattagaaccCATAATCTTTTAATAAgtcaaaaaatatcattttttttacatatt
It contains:
- the LOC127796967 gene encoding uncharacterized protein LOC127796967, with amino-acid sequence MIGAPLHSDKQLKDINAPNIVEQGVSGSQVPNVIGLELGGELPQTDQNIPKPELQFYTRRQTLMNTINPNIPLTIEQLTSSNDGPSDSTSSSLGEIEELKRRLAHEFEIKDLGPLKYFLGMKFARSKKGIFVNQHADWASSITDRRSTSRYCTFVGGNLVTWRNKKQNVVARSSAKTEFRVVVAHGICEVMWIKRLLSDLRVSTSLIAKVYCDNKAAISIAHNSILHDRTKHVEFKNLVSKLAMEDIFKPV